The sequence CTGAGGCTGAGTCAAGAACTGGAGGATGAGTTGGAGTCAGACAAGGGAAAATGTGGGCAAGCTGGATTTTAGGACCAACCCCAACCCTGGAGCCAGGAGCCATGGTACTGAAGGACAGTGTGCCATGACTCAGAGAACAAGGGAGGGTTGGGGGAGGCTCACAGGGCCTTGTGACAGTACAATCCCTAGTATCAGAGGAGACTGTTACTGGCATTTAGGCCACTTGGTGCTTATAATACCTCTATGTCAGGTGAACACTATTGTCATCCCCAaattacagatggggaaactgagccaAATGCCCATGCTAGTAAGAGGCAAATCATATCACTTCTTTGGGTACCCTTCTAGAAAGATGAGGCTGACTGCCACTGGAAACAGCTGGGGAGGGTACAAGGAGATGACAAGTGGCTCAGAGGCTGTCCTGGCTGTAAgaattaaagaggaaagaaacatggtGGCTCAACAGTCAACATGGAtaggtttattttagaaaacaaacttGAGAGGGGCTTCTGGTCGAGTTAGGTCAGAGCCACACTCTCTTACAAACTAAGGATACTTAAGGGTTTTGGAGGGGGTGCTTATCATAGGTTCCAAATGTTTCTGTGTGAGGGAAAGTTTATTGCagggttggaatgtctctggtTGGAGGGGAGGCTGTCTCGGGGTTGGCATGTTTCTGGTGAGAGAGGGGTTTATCTTAggtttggaatgtttctggttatGCTGAcattagccattaggctgatgttTTGGGGCTGGATTTAGGCAGCTTTTAATTAAGGGGGAACTTAGAATGGTGGTGTTTGTTCAAGGTGGCAATGCTCCTGCTCCGTCACTGGCCAGGTAAGGCAACCCTCTGTTATGATAACAACCTGAGATTGGCAGGGGCTCACATCCAGGGGGAGCTCAGGTGCTTGCTGGCGAGGCTGCACCTTGTCATTCAGGTTCACAGGGAACAGGTCAACCAGGCCCTGGCTCTTCAGTCTTCTGCCTGGAGTGACTTATGTAATTCTGTTCAGCTTTCATTGGGCACAGGGAGTCATAGCTAAATCTGCTGCCTGGGGCTGGGAAACAGACTCCTCCCTCGAGAAGCAGCAGTCCACCATAGGGAAGTCACAGTGGTCCAGGCCAAAGGCAATGCAGCTAGTGCAGACTAGGCAGTAGTGCAGGGAATGGAGAGAAGTGGGAATAAAGGGATAGTGAAAGGAGGCACATTTCACTGGCAGGTGATCAGGTGTAGGAGGACAAGTCATATATCTGGACTTTACAGAGCAGTGGACACTCAGTCGGCTGCTGTCAGTGCCTGGGGCTTAGGGGAGTGCCCCTGGCTGGAGACATGGCATGGAGTGCCATCATTTAGGGAGCCCTGGACACAAGTAAGAGAAGGTGCGACAGCAGGAGGGAAAGAGTCTGGGGCCCAGCTGCAGGAACCAACACCCATAGGCTATTTGTATAAATGGGCCATGGGGCCTCCCAACTGGAGGCTGGCTGGTGCCACGAGGGTCCCACAGGCATGGGTGTCCCTACTATATCACATGGCCTTCACCGAGACTGGTATATGGATTGCACCTATCAGAGACCAAGGACAGGACCTCCCTGGAAATCTGAGGACCTGGCCTGTGATCCACTTGCTGCCTTGTCCTCTTCCTGCTATGTCATGGCTTATCTTctttcacccattcattcattcattcattcggcAGTATTAAGTCAATGTCTCTAGTATGCTTGGCACCTGCTAGATGGTCCCCAAGTTTACCATTAGTGGAAAAGACAGTTAAGAAATTCAGCAAGGGCTCTATGAGAGGGCATACACGGTGGACCTGACTAGGGTGTGGCTTCCCTGAGGAGCTGAAGTTGcccagaggcccagagaagtggAGCTGCGCACGTTTGAACCACTGAACCTGGTCTCGACCTCACCACCTTCGGTGCCTCCCAGCATCCTATCCTCTTTAAAGAGCAGGGATTCAGGGAAGTTCCCCGGATGGTGATTCGCAGGGGCAGCTCCCCTCTCACCTGCCGCAGTGACTGCCCCTCCCCATCTCAAACACACAAGCTAACGCGTGCAGGGACTGGAGCCCTTGGGGACGCGTGGCCCAAAGACTCAGGAGGTACAGGGGCTCAGTGCGTGCAGTGGAATCAACTCGGCTTCATCTCTGGAAGGGCAAGGGGCCATCTTCCGGGTTCACCACCGCATCCCCACTGCCGGCACAGCGCCTCCTGGCGACTATCATCGGTGACTTAGTGAAAGGACTAAGAAAGACCCGAAGCGAGGCCGGGACAGGCCGATTTCTAGCGGCCAGGTGGAGAACGGTTTGGAACAGTGCGCCGGGCTTAGCGGCGGTTGCTGGAGGAACGGGCAGAGTCGCCCAGGGTCCTGCCCTGCGGGGCGGAGCCGAGGCAGGCGGTGACGTCCCCACTGGAGGCGGAGCCGCAGCCTCGCGGGGTCGGGGCCTGGCGCAGGTGGTGGCGTCACAAAAGGCGGGGCCGCAGTAGTGTCCGAGAAGTCAGGCACGTAGCTCAGCTGCGGCCGCGGCGCGTGAGTTTGTGCTTCTGCGCGGGTGTCCGGGTTCTTCTGCCATCATGCCGATGTTCATCGTAAATACCAACGTGCCCCGCGCCTCCGTGCCGGACGGGTTCCTCTCCGAGCTCACCCAGCAGCTGGCGCAGGCCACCGGCAAGCCCCCCCAGGTTTGCCGGGAGGGGACAGGAAGAGGGGGTGCAGGCCGGACGAGGGGGTCCCGCGCTGGGAGCTGGGGAGGCGACTCCCGAACGGAGCTGGGGGGACGGAGCGGGGGGAGGACGGTGGCTCGGGCCCGAAGTGGACGCTTGGGGCTTGGCGAGGTCGCTGGGGCGGGCTGACCGCGCCCCTTCATGCAGTACATCGCGGTGCACGTGGTCCCGGACCAGCTCATGGCCTTCGGAGGCTCCAGCGAGCCTTGCGCGCTCTGCAGCCTGCACAGCATCGGCAAGATCGGCGGCGCGCAGAACCGCTCCTACAGCAAGCTGCTGTGCGGCCTGCTGGCCGAGCGCCTGCGCATCAGCCCGGACAGGTACGCGGAGGCGCGGAGGCGCGGGGGAGGGGCGGCGGCGCGCGGCCAGGCCGGTGACTGAGCCGCCCGCTGAGTCCAGCCTCCTCCCCGCGCAGGGTCTACATCAACTATTACGACATGAACGCGGCCAACGTGGGCTGGAACAACTCCACCTTCGCCTAAGAGCCGCCGGGCCCCACGCGGTCCGCGCTGGCTGGACCCGGGAACCCGCCGCACGCAGTGTTCTAGGCTCGCCCACCCCAACCTTCTGGAGAAATAAAACGGTTTAGAGACCAGGAGTGCCTCGCTGTTCCTTGGCTTGCGGGAGGAATTGGTGCAGAGCCGGGACATTGGGGAGCGAGGCCAGGAACGGTGTTGGGGACGGGGGTCAGGGCGGGGTTGCTCCCCTCGGAGCCTGTTCGGGAGCCCTTTTGTCCAGTCTGTCCCTCCTACGCTCCCAACAGAGAAGCCCCAGTGTCTTTCCATTCTGTGGCCTATGAAGGGATGAGGAGAAGTTGGCACCCTGCCCTGGGCTGCAGACTGGGGATCTAAGGCGCTTTGCCCGCCCGAATCTGTTCTACCTAGGGCCACCACGTGGGGTGCTTGAGGTGAGCCCACTACGGAAGTGGGGGAGGAGGAGTTGGAGTTGAGAGTCCCAGGCCTTCTAGGCCTAGACCTTTctctcagccccacctcccccagccttcTTGATGGGCAGAGGATAGCCAGAAGACAGAAAGATCCCACCCAGAGCCATTCACTGCCGTCTGCTTTGTTAAGTGACTTCAGTAGAGTTTTCAGGCGGGTGGGTGGGGGAGGTGCGGAGTTCTTGGTTATATCGCTCCGTCCACCCCTGAACCCTACGCCTGGGTTCTGCTCCCTTCAGCCACCCAAGCCCCCGCCACAACAGTTCCCTGAGGAAATTGGGCGTGGGGTTTCCACTGAGACCGTTCGTGTTCTGTGGTGCCACAGACATGTCTGTAAAGCCTTCAGTTATGtttgggcgcggtggcacacgcctgtgatcccggcactttgggaagtcgaggtgagTGGAGTGTGACTCCTCTGCTTCTCTTAGTGTCCAGCCACGTCTCCTCCCCAGTCCCGTGTTCACTCGGTCATCCCGCCCAGCACCGGACAGCAAGATCTCCTTCCAGAAGAGCagtggggctgggtggggtgaagattagaaagaggaaggagaatagAAGCTCCAGGGAGCCTGGAAGGGTGGCACCCATCTTGGGGTGGGGTACCCCTTCCATAAAGGTCTCTAAAGCAAGGCCCTCCTTAGCTTACTTCCTGCCAGCCGAGGTCCCCAGTGTCACTTCAGTCTCGTTAACTCAGTGAGAGGGCGGTGGAACCCCTTGTCTGCCTCCCGGCTGGGGGAGGCATGGGGGGCATGGCATGGCTCCAGCTGTAGCAGAAGGTCCCACTCCTCTCAGCCTGGCTTTCCGGCTGGAGGTTTCCTTCTTGGATCTGAGTACCTGCGGTGTAACAGGCACCCTCCTCGGCCCTGGCCTTTGTCAcatcccctcagctcctgggtgCCCCCAGCTCCAGTCTCCCAAGGCCTGAGGCAGAGCTTTGCCCAGGACCCCAGTTCCCCCCACAACAAGCTCTTTCTGCCTCGGGCCCCACACCCCACCAAGCCCTGGCTGGCCCCcggcccccaccccacctcagcaGTCTTCACTCTCAGCTGTGCCACGGATGGGGAGAGCAGGGCCGCAGGGCTCCATGAGCATCTAATTCAActccctcatttcacagatgaggacactgaccCCAGGATCCAGGGCATGGCCGTACACTCAATGCCATGCCCCCTACAAGGGCCCTGGCACCTGCTGTGTGAGGGCAGGAGGGTTGATGGGAGAGTCGCCCTCCAAAAACAGGTGAGTGTCTGAGGTTCTGTGGCCCCCTGGGGGCATCTACAAGGTCATGGCTCCTTGGACTGCAGGAACAAAGTGAATGTCTATGGGTCGGGGACCTATCCACTCGCCCTGCTGAAAGTGTTCCTAAGTCCCCTGGGACTAACAACCAGCCTGCCTGCTGGGGAGGGCAGCTGCTACATCCTACCTTCAAGCCATACTTGCCCCCGTCGACCCCCATCCCATGGCCAGCTCCATTTCCTCCAAAGCACAGGCTCCACTGCCCGCCAGGTGGTGGGTCTCTTCCTCAAACCCTGGTTTGACTGCCCCAGAACCTGCAGGGTCAGCCTTGGAAATGCATTTCCAAGTAACACCACAAACCTCGAGGTACAGGACAGACAGGTGTGGGGCCATCATGCTGCCTGTTCTCCATCACTCTGGTGGTACCATGTCATCTGCTGAGAAAGACTCCTGGCCTACAGGGTGACCCTCACTTTCCTCAGGGCCACTGTTTGCAACGGACAGACAGCCTGGCAGGCCTTGAACCTCATTTTGTAGGTTCAAGGCCTGTCCCCCATCTGTTCACTATAAGCCTCACACACACCATTCTTCCGGGATACCCTCCCTGAGGCCACCTGGTCAACGCCCACAGGCCCTTTTGCTTCAGCCCAGGTCCTGTTAGCCGAGATTTCCCTTTCTGGGTGTGTCTCCTGCACGTAGCTCCACCCAGTTCTGTCATCCGTTGAGCTTGTGGCCCCAGGGGCCCCCTCGGTACTTGTCCATTCTGGAGAGTCCAGCAATGTAGGCTTTTCCCAAGACTTCCCACCCTGCACGTCTCCCACCTCATCCCCTCCTGGAACAGCTTCGTTGCAGAgactccctccccaccacccctcaCTGCCAGCCTCCATTCAGACCCCACTCCCTTCTGGGAGCTCGATTCCAGCAAGATCAGGATCAAGCCCCCACTCTGCTCCTTctccgggcctcagttttccccatctgtgaaatgaagggATTCATCAGAAGTCCTTCCCACATACTCAATCATGTAGGCATGACAGGGACATGTCACATCCTCAGAGGCACGATTAATCCAAGGAACGCcatgggaggggaggagagagcagGTGGCCTGTGCCTGCACTCAGGTCTTGATAAATTGTGAAATCTCTCCCTTACCCCTTCCTCAGAGGGCACTATTGTTCCTGATGTGCCAGCCTTGATGGCAGTGGATAGGGAGGCAGGGACAGAGACAATGTGGAAGTGTGGTCAGGTATCTACTTAGAAGTCTCCAGATGGAGCCGGGAAGTGCTAGGAGGCCAATGAGGCCAGTCTGTGGAGCAGTATCCTGCTGGGATGCAACTGAAATGCATTCACTGGGAACTGCTCCCCCACCAGCCCCACACTGAAGGGCTGGCTCTACCCCTCACAGGAACTGGCAGGGCAGGCAGTGAGACAACCCTACAGCCTCTAACGCAGTAGATAAGATTAATGCAGGGCCAACCCTCATATCAGAGTGGTTTTTCAGTTACCTGGACAAGTACTGAGGGAGGGGCCCCTGGGGCCACCAGCCCAAAGACCACAGAATTAGGTGGAGCTCTCTCTATGcaggagacacacacagagatcaGCTGATCCCTGGAACTTGGGATATTTCCAGGATTTTTGGGCCACTGACACTATGTTTCTATAAAGCCCTCTTTGGCCATCTCAGTTCCTTTCCAGGCTGAGCAGTGAAAGCCAAGTCTTAGCTCTCCAGGCCTGGGCCTCCCTGAGTAATTTCCAGGACAATGTGGGGGACAGTGTCAACCCACCAGCCAACTGCCCAGATTTCCCCTCCTGGTGAGTGAGGCCAAGCCACTTCATTTCTGTGTTTGAAGCCCATGTAAAAGAGACAGAGATTGTCCGTTTCAGAAACTGACTCTGTCCCTTCAGTCCTGGAACCTCAGGCGTCATCTGGTGACCATGGGGTCTCAACTCAACAGTTTAGCTCTCAAAACAGCCAGATAGAGCACTGAATTGAAAGGCTACAAATGAGAAGCTTCATCCCCCATGTCGTCCCCCCCGCCCCAGTGACTTGGCTTCTTGGGTACCTAGCTCTCTTCTCAGTTTAATAGGTAATAGATTTACATAGGTCAAATTCAAAGCATGCCAAGGGGCTCCAGAGAGAAGGCTCCCTCCTGTTGCCTTCCTCCACAGGGTAATCCTCTCTCAAATTCACCAGATCACTGCATCCAGACAAGGAGACACTGGATCTCTTGGTTATCATGGTTGCTTTCTTACCCCTCTCTAATTCCTTCCCAAACATAGCTACATCCCTTCCACTGTTATATAATCCTCCAATTTTAGTTGGTCAGGGAGATGGGATTCAAGACTTATCTCCCATTCTCCTTGAGTGCAGCACCCGAATAAAGCCCTTCTTCCCGGCAGTGATTGGCTGTGCAGCAAGCAATGGGACCTAGATGAAACCCCTGGTGTTTCGGTAACACATTCAGACTGTGGAACAGATTAACCCCGGCTCTCTAGAATTTGTTTtctgaagaagaaacaaacacaGCAATAATGTCTTATAAAAAGGCATGAGTAACCCTAAGCCTGTAAACCCCATCCATCTGTAGGGCACCCCATCTCACAGCAAAGCATGAGTGACAGCTATGTGCTGAGAAGAATCTGAAAAGTAGCCATGCTTCCAAGAATGTCTCCCTCATAACATGATGGGATGAGTCCTTAGTGAAttgccaaacaaaacaaaaaacacagttgCTAAAAAAGAAGGTTCCTCCTTTAGAATCCTTGTACTATCATATCAAAATATTGAGAAGGAGCATCTCTTAATTGACAGTAAGGACGCTGATGACTATTAGTGAATAAAAAGCCAGAAGAAGACATGAAGGACAAGAACTTATACACATTTAACATTTCGGCCAGGTCAAGTAACTACAATAACCTATATACAAGACAAACAAGACAAAGTGTATTTAGAATACATGCGATGAGTATTAATGCAGAAATGGACATTTCTCAGAATAAGATATGACTTTACAGATTACCATACAGAGAATATGATTTCATGCAGATGGAGAAGATGTGGGAGTTGTAGGGgagcaatagaaaataaatttcctagctgggtgcagtagctcacgtctgtaatcccagcactttgggacgccaaggccaggagttcaaagaccagcctgagcaacatagtgagaccctggtctatataaaatattttttaaaaagtttcctgTACCTAGAAACAAATCCAAGATGTACTCTACAGAGAACCTCTACAGAGAAAAGTAACACCCTAAAGGTTATTGGGGAACTAAATAAATGAGACTGACCATGTCTCTGCattgggaacaggccccccaaaatcggccataaactggccccaaaactggccataaacaaaatctctgcagcacactgtgacatgttcatgatggtcATAATGCCCATGCTGGAAGGTTatgggtttaccggaatgagggcaaggaacacctggcccacccagggcagaaaactgcttaaaggcgttcttaaaccacaaacaatagcatgcgcgatctgtgccttaaggacatgctcctgctgcagataactggcccaacccatccctttatttcggcccatcccttcatttcccataagggatacttttagttaatccaatatctatagaaacaatgctaattaatgactggcttgctgttaataaatatgtgggtaaatctctgttcggggctctcagctctgaaggctgtgagacccctgatttcccacttcacacctctgtttctctgtgtgtgtgtctttaattcctgtAGCGGCCACTGGATTAGGGTCTCCCCTACCGACTGAGGTGGTCTTGGCATCTCTGTACTGGAGGCAATATTGTGCTGGTAACAGTTCTGTCTGGTTGATGATTCAGCACAGTCCCAATCGAAATTCCAACAGgtttttctgtggaaattgacAACCTAATTCTAACATTTATATGAGACTCTAAATGACCAAGAAGAGTCAAAACATTTTCTTGAAGGAGGCAAGATGTGAGGACTTGCTTTCTCAATATCAAGACACATTATCAAGTTACACAATTAAGGCAAAGTGGAATCAGAACATAGCAGACAACAGACCAATGGAAAAAAGAGTAATCCAGAAACAGACCTCTCCACACACATGGACACAATATCATACTGGGGGAGCATTGAAATTCACGTGAAAAGAAGAACTCATTCAGCTAGGGGTGCTGGGCAGCTGGCTACCATGTAAGAAGAAAGATCAAACTGGACTCCTATTTAACTCCCACACAAAAGTCAATTCTACATAGATTAGAGCCATAAAGAAAAGGCCACAAAGATCTTAAAAGATGATGTAGAAGAATATCATCTTTATGATTTAAGTAAGATAAAATGAGTACATACAATAAGGAAAGATTGACACACTGATGTTAGTAAGACACCGTAAGAATAAAAGACATGGTACAGTTTCTGCAACTGGTCTTAATGCAAGTGAGCCCCCCAACTGGGGCTCAGCCTGAGAGCGTTCTTGGCTTTGCACAGGAAATAATTTGTGACCCAACAGAAAAAAGTGAAAGCAAAGCAGGTTTATTAGAGCACCAGAGTACAGAAAAGTGGGTTTCACAGAGCATCCATACAGATGGATGGGGTTTAGAGGGCTACCCCACAGGCAGAGCAGCATTCCTGGACTACCAGCTCTCTATATGTATAGCTACTTCTTAATTATATGTTAAATAAGGGGCAGGTTTTTCATGAATTTTCTAGAAAAGGGATCCGGAGTTCCTGGACctgagggttcctcccccttTTAAACCACATAAGATAACTTTTGGGTATTGCCATGGCATGTGTAAACTGtcatgctgctggtgggaatgtcttTTAGCATGCATTATCactagcatataatgagcagtgagggcaaccagaggtcacttttgtcgCCATCTTGGTTTCAGCTGATTTCTTCATTGCATCCTGTTCTGACCAGATTCTGTTTTGATCAGCGGGGTCATGACCAAGGTCTTGACCAGTGCTTGGAAAACAAGTTCTGCTGATCTCCTACCTCAACATTACATTATTAGGAAACCCTATTAAACAGTATGAGCAAAGGACTTTAGAAGCCACTTCACAAAACAGAATATCCAATGGAAAACTTGTTCATCCTCAGTAGAAATCAGGGAAATAAGAACCACTATGACACACCACTACCAACCCCATCGGCTGTAACTAACATGCCCACAATCCCACTCCTCGGTATATCTATCCTGGAGAAACTTGTATCTGGAAgcaacccaatgtccatcaagCATTGAATAGATAAATTATGCTTGTTCATTCACGGAATTATTCAACAGCAGTGAAATGAACAAGCTATAGGTACGAATATCACCACAGACAAATCTCAAACACATTGAACAAAAGCCACAAGATGCATATAATGcagttccatttatatgaagtttgaAAACAAGAAGCCCCAAATTGTATTGTTCAGAGGATGATGTGTAGGTCGGAAAATTGTGAAGAAAGCCAGGAAAATGGTTTCTATCACGGTCAGGACAGCAGTCCCATCGACCAGGGGCATTTGGGAGGTGACGGGGTGCTGCAgtatttttctgttcttacaaGTGTCTGTGTATATTTATTAAACCTTATGCATTTTTCCATATCTCATATTCCCTGATACAAAAGTTAACATGCACAGTAGAAGGGAGTGAACAGGAAGTGAAGAGCACCACCACCAGGTCGACGGTTGGGTACTGTGCCATGCAGAGGCACTGCCCAACTGCCCCATCCTTCTAAGACCTTGCCAGTCACTGGCCCATATGGAGGGCTGTTCCCACTTTGTTGGCCTCTTCCCCAGcccacctccagcctccctgAGCTTCCCACCACTGTTTCTCCTGGGATTGGGGGCCTCATCCTCCTCACCTCCTTGTTTCCCCATGAGGTGCTTATGTCCCTAAACAAGCACCCCCTTAGCGCCCCCTGTCTAGCTCAGCCTTTCGGGGCCCTGCTTTGCCGTGTGCTCCCTGCCTTCTGGCAAGTGCTGTGACCCTCACAACTGTGGTGGAGGCCCCAGGATTGGAATGGGAAGAAAGGCGTGTTCTATTTAAGCCCCCTTAAATCCAGCAGAGGCTTTGAGCTTTGAGTCCTCAAGTAACCACATAAAAGTCTGAGGCTTTGGGATGCCTGGTGTGTGCACCGGGGCTTCACGGGGACCACGCTGGCTTCTGGCCTTGGCAGTTCCCCACAGTGCTTTGGAGCCATGAGCTGATCCTTATGGTCTTAGGGTTGGCTTTTAACTAGTGGCCCAGGCCGGAGGTCCCACCTTGCTGATATAAATAAGGTCCATGTGGGGGTATGACCTTGGCAACTCAGGACAGTGCTCTGGGGACGGTCACGGCTCAGAGCCATGTTCTCTGCCTACCGCACAGGCCTCCTATTAATCCAAACAGAGATGGTGCAGAGGAGGCTACAGAACCTCTGAGGCATGAATGGAGGAGGGCAGGCCCAGGCTTGCTGCCTTTCCTGTGCTCTCAGCCAGGTCTGAGGTCACCACTTCCAACTGCGAAGGCAGCAAGGGGCCGGTGCACCCTGGTATGACTCTTGTACCACCCACAGTGGAGTTGTGCCAGATGAGCTGCCCCCGAAGCCTCCTGCCAGAACAGGGACTGGGGAGGGTCCCTCCTGAACCCACAAAGCACATCCCTAGGCCTGCTGAGTTCGTCCCCTTGTGCGGCTCAGCTTTACTGTGGATTTGTGCCTTatgtacattttgtttttatttgttttttctttttggagacagggtctcactctgttgcccatgctacaatgcagtggtgcaatcaagctcacagtaaccttgaactcctgggcttaagtcatcttcccgcctcagcttcttgagtgaCTGAGACTACAGTtttgtaccaccatgcccagctaattatatttttatttttgtagagacgggatctcactaggttccccaggctggcctcaagtgatcctcccgccttggcacCCCAGAATATTAcagggatcacaggtatgagccaccgtgcccagctattaCATACATTTTGACC comes from Macaca mulatta isolate MMU2019108-1 chromosome 10, T2T-MMU8v2.0, whole genome shotgun sequence and encodes:
- the MIF gene encoding macrophage migration inhibitory factor codes for the protein MPMFIVNTNVPRASVPDGFLSELTQQLAQATGKPPQYIAVHVVPDQLMAFGGSSEPCALCSLHSIGKIGGAQNRSYSKLLCGLLAERLRISPDRVYINYYDMNAANVGWNNSTFA